In Aedes albopictus strain Foshan chromosome 3, AalbF5, whole genome shotgun sequence, the following are encoded in one genomic region:
- the LOC109409930 gene encoding general odorant-binding protein 45 encodes MLVKPLVRFYSLLIGSLLLVECLATAGRHSSIFKSIRSTDDECDRYSNERNRNCSVRCRGLLLRFWDDQHGKLGFYALKQFYQPDPEDKCYLNRTMRCLKRVSVPDESCQKVAQYVRCYKDQYGEENTAIARFIPFTPMQQTRILMECAAILGISEDSLREAAKSGGEIPQEACLLRCFLIRQGLYSEAGGFELERLELQCGGYGSGWNPVAVQQCIANVTDCDSCTKVQRMAKNCLQVHFKVLPNPNTSDDKFIPVLVEFYGRTQFYIDLKIQYPDESLAELFSDFMVQFGVYYYFYTFGPQAT; translated from the coding sequence ATGCTAGTAAAACCTCTCGTTCGTTTCTATTCGCTACTAATCGGTTCGCTACTTCTAGTAGAATGCCTAGCTACCGCAGGTCGTCATTCTTCGATATTCAAAAGTATTCGTTCAACGGACGACGAATGTGACCGGTATTCGAATGAACGGAACAGGAACTGCAGTGTCCGCTGCCGCGGTTTGCTACTCCGGTTTTGGGACGACCAACATGGTAAGCTTGGTTTCTACGCGCTCAAGCAGTTCTACCAACCGGATCCGGAGGATAAATGCTACTTGAATCGAACCATGCGCTGTCTTAAACGAGTTTCTGTTCCCGATGAAAGTTGCCAAAAAGTTGCCCAATATGTTCGATGCTACAAGGATCAATATGGAGAGGAGAATACTGCAATCGCTCGATTTATTCCATTCACCCCAATGCAACAGACTCGAATCCTGATGGAGTGCGCAGCAATTCTGGGGATATCGGAGGATTCCTTGAGAGAGGCAGCAAAGAGTGGCGGCGAAATACCGCAGGAAGCATGTCTGCTTAGGTGCTTCCTGATTCGGCAGGGGTTGTACAGCGAAGCCGGTGGATTCGAATTGGAACGGCTTGAGCTGCAGTGCGGTGGCTACGGAAGCGGCTGGAACCCCGTTGCAGTACAGCAATGCATCGCCAATGTGACAGATTGTGACAGTTGTACGAAGGTGCAGCGGATGGCTAAAAACTGCCTTCAAGTGCACTTCAAAGTGCTGCCGAATCCGAACACTAGTGATGACAAGTTTATTCCGGTCCTGGTGGAATTTTACGGAAGAACCCAATTTTATATTGATTTGAAAATTCAGTACCCCGACGAATCTTTAGCGGAACTATTTTCAGATTTCATGGTTCAGTTTGgtgtatattattatttttataccTTTGGGCCACAGGCCACCTAA